The following is a genomic window from Marinococcus sp. PL1-022.
TACGACAGCACGCCTACTACACGCCAGCGTCAGATGACAGAAGCGATCGCGGATGCTGGTGCTGATGTGATTGTCGGTACTCACCCGCACGTGCTGCAATCGGTGGAAGTATACAATGACACATTTATCATGCACTCTATTGGTAACTTCGTGTTTGATCAGGGCTGGACTAGAACGAGAGACAGCGTCATAGCAAATTATTCTCTTGGCGAAGATGGCACTGCCCATCTGGAAATGCAGCCTTTCCGGGTATTTGAAGCTACGCCCCGCCCGGTCGAAAGTGCGTTTCACCGTGAGCGGATCTTCCGTCAGCTCACAAAGGATACACAAAATAAGGATGCTATTGTAGAGAATGGCGAACACCTTGTTTTTGAGGCAGATCACTCGACTGTCCTTCAAAGCATGGAGCAAAATAGCAATCAAAACAGCAACCAGAACAGCACTCAAAACCAATAAAAATATCACTTATGCACCTGCCGGTTTTAACCGGTGGGTGTTTTTATTTTAGGTATTGTAACTAATGGTAGGGTCTGAAGTTTAAAATATTTTTATTACAGTAAATGAAATTTTTATTTCTTCGAAAAATAGCCCCTGATTTTTCAGGGGCTACATCGTTTCCATCATTATAGTCGATCCATTCCCTCCAGGAGTTGCCGGAGTCACCATCAGCCGTTTTGGCACCCGCTGCTGCATATCCGGTACATGGCTGATAACACCTACCGATAAGTATTCCCCGTGAAGGTTTTCCAGAGCATCCATCACTGTATCGAGCAGATCCTGATCCAACGTCCCAAACCCTTCATCCAAAAAGAAGAATTCCAGCGGATATTGCCCTTTCAGCTGAATGGACGTTGAAAGCGACAGCGCAAGAGCAAGAGAAGTTAAAAATGTCTCTCCTCCGGACAGCGTGGAAACCGGACGGTACACTCCCCCATTGGCATCATCACGAATAACGAAAGCATTCTGCTCATTTACTTCAATGGCATAGCGTCCTCTCGTTAAGGCATGCAGACGCTGGGAAGCTTCTCTTGTTACCTGCACCAGCTGTTCTTCGGCAAGAAATTCGACAAATTTTCTTCCCTTCATAATTTGATCGAGATCTTCCAGCCGCTCTTTTTCTGCCTGCCTCTCGAGCCGGTTTTGTTCCAGCTCCTGATAACGTTCTACCTTCCGTTCGATATCTTCAAGCTTTTCTTTGATGCCGCCGAGCGTTTCTTTGTACCTGTCCCACTCGTTAGAAGCTTCGTAGTACTGCTCCTCTATATTGTTAAAGGCCTCTTTGGTCACCCGTTCGTTTTCAAGCTTTGTCTGCAGCCACTGCTGTTCATAATGCAGTTCTTTTTGTTTTGTATCAAACTCTTCTACTTCTCGCTGCAGCTCTGTTTTTTGTTCCTCCGATAACGAATAGGCAAGCACCTCCTCTGAGGAAACAGTGGAACCTTTCTGCTGCTTCTGACGGAGCCATTCGGCTTCAGCCGCTTTTCGTTTGTTTTCAGATTTTTGCAGTGATTCCGAGCTTTCCCTGCTTGAGGCTTTAGTACGCTCATATTCCCTCTCTGCTTCTCTCTGCCTTTCCTGCAGTTCTTCTTTTTCCGCTTTAAGCGCATCCGCCCGCTTGTCGACTGCGCTCTTCCATTCCTGTTTGGTTCTTCCTTCAAGCTGCTCATTGAGCTTCTGTTCCGCTGCCTGCCTGGCCTCTGCGGTCTGCTTCCATTCTGATGCCGCTACAGCCTCCCGGCTTTTTATCTCGTAGAAATGGCGCTCCCGGGAAGCACGTTCCTCCCGTTTTTCCTCAAGATACTTCTGGCCGTTATCAATGCGCTGCTGGATACCTTTAATTGCTTTTTTGCGCTCCTTCGCCCGTTCGTATTCCGAATCAAATTGATCCAGGCGAAGAGGCCTAAATGTCTGTTCCCACTGGTCTTTTTGCTCCTGCCATTGCTTTTGAAGCTGTTTAAGTTTATGTTCCTGCTCTTTGGCTTCCGTTTCCTGCTGGGCTGCTTTCACGGAAATACGGTCTTTTCGCCGGTTCCACTCCTCCCAGGAACGATTCAATGCCTGGGTCTGCTCCTTTAGCCGGTCTATCGTCTCCATCTCTGCTTCCCAGCGGGTAACCACGATGCCTTCCTCTGTTTCCTCCGGATAACCTTCTTCTTTCTGCTCTTCTCCGGAAGGCAGCGTAGAAACCAGATGCTGCAGACCGATCTTCGTATGCTCCCAGGCGGTTTTCCACTGGCGCAGCACTTCAATTTCTTCCGTTATGTTCCCTTGTGCTTCTTCTTCCGGCCTGGGAGCCGGTGACGGGTGCTCCACCGCTCCGCATACCGGGCAGGGGTCTCCG
Proteins encoded in this region:
- a CDS encoding SbcC/MukB-like Walker B domain-containing protein translates to MKPLQLQIQGLHSFRQKQTVDFKTLCENGVFGIFGPTGSGKSSLLDAMTLALYGNVERASKTEGIMNQSENELRVSFTFSLGPSVYHIERHYKRTGEATMAGKLCRLTDQTGDPVVLAEKTKAVNQKIEELLGLTLDDFTRAVVLPQGKFAEFLHLGGSDRSKMLERLFHLERYGNQLIASVKSRKASAEQDVHNIEAEQQGLGPASGEDLKKAGEEHARWVQLVQRQQKHVEERRKQYEEVKQKFHWTEELKLLEASMQEWEKTSPAIEHKRRTLKENEMYEALYPYADSFQKARQEYSEQEHDLKEKQKAHEEAKRKKQEAGIKAEQNEKRWEEEERLLQHWYRRFEQIETIEAEYQQHHELEKQKLEEVEKQRKLYQEASDQVTDLQNKEQEARRLLEKLKQDYADAEQKEEHLPDMGEALSKKQWLDALHQQLNDQQARESASKEKLEETAGETKEAEKEQQTLQKRTEETTQNIYYWYSRAAAHIRLIEQELRRFEKKQQAEQNRQLHMLAEELKHGDPCPVCGAVEHPSPAPRPEEEAQGNITEEIEVLRQWKTAWEHTKIGLQHLVSTLPSGEEQKEEGYPEETEEGIVVTRWEAEMETIDRLKEQTQALNRSWEEWNRRKDRISVKAAQQETEAKEQEHKLKQLQKQWQEQKDQWEQTFRPLRLDQFDSEYERAKERKKAIKGIQQRIDNGQKYLEEKREERASRERHFYEIKSREAVAASEWKQTAEARQAAEQKLNEQLEGRTKQEWKSAVDKRADALKAEKEELQERQREAEREYERTKASSRESSESLQKSENKRKAAEAEWLRQKQQKGSTVSSEEVLAYSLSEEQKTELQREVEEFDTKQKELHYEQQWLQTKLENERVTKEAFNNIEEQYYEASNEWDRYKETLGGIKEKLEDIERKVERYQELEQNRLERQAEKERLEDLDQIMKGRKFVEFLAEEQLVQVTREASQRLHALTRGRYAIEVNEQNAFVIRDDANGGVYRPVSTLSGGETFLTSLALALSLSTSIQLKGQYPLEFFFLDEGFGTLDQDLLDTVMDALENLHGEYLSVGVISHVPDMQQRVPKRLMVTPATPGGNGSTIMMETM